The DNA segment GCCGGCATGCGCACGCGGCTTTCCAATTTACTGCCGATCCTCTCCAGCCCGATCGACTGGGACGAGATCGAGCAACAATATGACGAAATGGTCAAATATGCCGCTGCCATGCAATCGCGCACCGCCGATCCGGAAGCGATCCTGCTCCGGTTTGCCAGAGCCGAAGTGATGCACCCGACCTACAAGGCGCTGAGTGAACTCGGCCGCGCGGTCAAAACAATCTTCCTATGCCGGTATTTGCGTCAGGAGGCATTCCGCCGCGAGATCCACGAAGGGCTGAATGTGGTTGAGAACTGGAACGGCGCTAATGGTTTCGTGTTCTTCGGCAAGGGCGGCGAGATCGCCACCAACCGCATCCATGAGCAGGAAATCTCCGTTCTGGCGCTACACCTCCTGCAAGCGTCGCTGGTGTATGTGAACACCCGCATGCTTCAGACCGTACTGGTTGAGCCGAAGTGGGCGGGGCGGATGACGCCGGAAGATTATCGTGGTCTCACGCCGTTGATCTACAGTGGCTCTGTTGCAAAGATTGGCGGCAGTCAGAGGTAGGCTGTCGCTCTGCGCCGATCAGGCGGCTGCTGCGAAATGGTGGTTGAGCATGCCCATGGCCTCCGTCAGCGCCGAGGGCCCAATGCCAAAAGCTCTCTCCACAAGGCGCACCTCGCCCCTGATGCCGGGCTGCAGGCACCAGGGGCGAGCCTGTCCTTTGCGCAGGGCTCGCATGACTTCGAATCCCTTGATCGTGGCATAGGCCGTGGGGATCGATTTGAAACCGCGCACCGGCTTGATCAGTATCTTGAGCTTTCCGTGATCGGCCTCGATCACGTTATTGAGATACTTCACCTGCCGGTGGGCCGTCTCCCGGTCCAGCTTTCCTTCGCGCTTCAATTCGGTGATCGCTGCACCATAGCTCGGCGCTTTGTCGGTATTGAGCGTGGCAGGCTTTTCCCAGTGCTTCAGGCCTCGCAGGGCCTTGCCCAGGAACCGCTTCGCTGCCTTGGCGCTGCGGGTCGGCGACAGGTAGAAATCGATCGTGTCGCCCCGCTTGTCGACTGCCCGGTACAGGTAGGTCCACTTGCCCCGCACCTTGACGTAGGTTTCATCCAGGCGCCAGCTCGGATCAAAGCCACGCCGCCAGAACCAGCGCAGCCGCTTCTCCATCTCCGGGGCGTAGCACTGGACCCAGCGATAGATCGTCGTATGGTCGACCGAAATGCCGCGTTCCGCCAGCATTTCCTCAAGGTCGCGATAGCTGATCGGATAGCGACAATACCAGCGCACCGCCCACAGGATCACATCACCCTGGAAATGGCGCCACTTGAAATCCGTCATCGTTCCGTCCGTCCAATCTCCGCCAAGCATGCTCAAGCTTCACGATTTTTGCAACAGAGCCCTCGGAACAGGGGCGGCGGCTCTTTGAGCTGGCGCTAGGCCCCGTGGCCCTGTCCTTCGTCGGCGCGACCGACAAGGAATCCATCGCCACCATTAAGGCCCTTGAAGCGGCCTATGGCCCGGCATGGGTCAACGAGTGGCTGGCCATCCGTGGCGTCGAATCCACCATCAATATCGGCCGCGCGGCGGCGGCCCCCTATACCTCGGAGAAGCTGCATGAGTCTGTTTGACAAGCTGCGGGGGCGGCGAGCTGCGGAAAGCGCCCCGGTTGATCCCAACCCCTACCTGAACGCGCGGCGGCAATGGAATGAGCATGTGGGCGGCATCGCTGCCTCGCGGCGCTTGTGGCAGACTATGGCAATCCTTTCGATGCTGATCGTCCTCGCCGCTGTCGGCGGCATCATAGCGATTGGCAGTCAGTCGAAATTCATCCCTTACGTGGTCCGCGTGGACTCGCTGGGGGACGCGATAGCGACCCAGCGGGCCGATGTGGCTTCGCCGGTCGATGCGCGCGTGGTGCAAGCGCAAGTCGGCTCCTTCATCCAGTCGGCCCGCATGGTGACGGCTGACGTTGAACTCCAAAAGCAAGCCATTTTCCGGGTCTATGGGATGCTCGCGCCGAACGATCCGGCGTTGGCAAAGATGACCGACTATCTCAACGGCAATCCCGACAATACGCCTTTCGCCCGCGCGGCGCGGGAAACCGTGTCGGTCGAAATCGCCTCGGTAATTCAGCAAACCAAGACCTCTTGGCAGGTCGATTGGACCGAGACGGAGCGCGATCGGCAAGGCCAGCCTATCCAGCCTCCGGCGAAAATGCGCGCGCTCGTCACGATCCGCGTTGCGCCGCCCAGCTCGGCCACCACGGAGGAACAAATTAAGCAAAACCCCTTGGGCGTGTTCGTCCAAGATTTCTCTTGGTCGCGCACACTCTGATGGGAGGGACAATCAACATGAAGAAGATCGCCTATTTCGCCGCCGCCCTCGCGGCGCTGCCTTCGATCGCGTCCGCGCAGGACGGCCCGCCGCTTCCCGACGACATGCCGCCCGCGAACGCGCCCATGCCTGCCGGTGGAGGGGCGCAAGTAGATCCCAATGCCTATATCAGCCCGCGCAATCCGAACCTGACGCGCACCCAGCGCGAGGGTCTGTCGATCGCGCGGCGCTGGCAGGCGGAAAGCGCCGAAGGCATCAAGCCGGTGCCGGGCACCGAAGGCGCGGTATTGTTCGCCTTCGGCACCTCCGAACCCTCCGTGGTCTGTGCTGTGCTGCAAATCTGCGATGTGCAGTTGCAGCCGGGCGAGAACATCAATTCGGTCAACGTGGGCGATAGCGCCCGCTGGCTGATCGAACCGGCCGTTTCCAATTCCGGGCCGAACGAAACCCAGCATCTTATCATCAAGCCGCTCGATGCGAACTTGAATACAACGCTGATCGTGACGACCGATCGCCGCACCTACCATATCCGGTTGGTGTCGCACCGGACGCAATTCATGTCGCGGGTGGCGTTCACCTATCCCGATGAAGCGCAAGCCAAATGGGCCGCTTTCCGCGCTCGATCGGACACGGCGCGCGCCGAAAACACGATGGCGGTGCCCGATGGCGCGCGCGGGACGGGCAGGGGAGGGAGCGAATATCTCTCCAATCTCGATTTCCACTATAGCGTTGACGGCCGCGCACGCTGGAAGCCCGTCCGGGTTTACAATGATGGCGTCAAAACCATCATCGAAATGCCGCACGCGATGGAGCAGACGGAAGCGCCATCGCTGCTGATCGTCCGGGCCGGGGGCAGCGTCTCCAAGGCGGCTGATACCTCCATCGTCAATTACCGGCTCCAAGATGGCCGCTACATTGTCGATCAGATTTTTGACCAAGCGGTCCTCATCTCCGGTGTCGGCAAGCGCCAAGAGCGCGTCACCATCACAAGGGGGGGCTGATCGTGCGCGGTGCGATTTTTGTATCAGTGGCTTTCCTGCTTACGAGCTGCGCGGGCGTTTCGCACCGGGACAGCTTCGCCGTTCCGGCTCCTCCCGATCAGGCCCAAGCCCTCGTTGACGATTCCGTGGCGGAGCTGGTGAAACTCTACCCGCCTGCGATTAGCCGGGTGCTGATCCCGACTACCGGGGGCGGGGCCTATGGTGACGGCTTGCGCTCCTCGATGCGCCAAGCAGGCTATGCGGTGATTGAGGCGGGCAAGGGCGTGAAGCCCGATCCTGCGGCCACGCCGTTGCGCTATTACGTCGATCAGCCAATTGCCGATTCCTACCGCGTGACGCTGCGGGTCGGCGCGCAAACTTTCTCCCGCATCTATGGCGTGGATGAAAAGGGTATCTACCCGTCTGCCGGGTGGGCGCTCGATCTGACCGGCGCAACGCCGGAGCTGATCGAACGGGCGAACCGGCCCGTAGCGCCTGCCGCACCTCCTCCCGTTCCGTCGCCCGTCGCCAGCACGCAACCCGGCTTCGGCAGCAATGGAACAGAGGCCGGAACGTGGTCTGTCAGCCTGACGGGCTTCTCCTCCGAAAGCGCAGCACGCGCCTATTGGCGCGCGACGGCGCGCCTTCGCCCTTCGTGGGCGAGCGTGACGCCGCGCTTTGTCCAAAACGGACGCTCTCACGGCATCCAATTCGGACAGTTTCAATCCAGCGCGACGGCGCGCGCCAAGTGCAAGGGCATCCGTGCCGCGCGCTGTGGCGTCGTCAAGGCCGGGTAAGGGGGTAGGTTTATGTCTGATGCTGATAGCATGTCGCCGGAAGCCTCGCCGGGCGGTGCAGCGGACGGGAACAGCGGGCGCTTGGTGACGGGAGTTCGCAGGGTCAATAATGCGCCGCTGCTGATCGTCCTCGGCATTGTGGCGCTGTTCATCGCCATCGTGGTGTCGATTATGATTGATCGCTCCTCGGACAATGCGGCGACCAAGGTTCAACCGGCTGTCGGTCAAAGCTCGGCCGATGTTGCGAACAAGGTTGCGGGGACCGCTCCAAGCGGTGCTGCGGAAGTGATGGCGAACGCGCCCCCGCTGCCGCCTGCCGATGGCATCCCGGTCGCGCCGGTCGATCCCAATGCGCCGCCAACCGTCACCGCCTCGCCAGCGCAACCCAACGGCCCCACGGCGGCCGATCTGCGCCGGGCACGCATGGAAGCGATACGCGAAGCACGCCTTGCCCAATTTGGCAGCGCCGTGCGCTCTCCTACCGCCCTGAAATGGCAGGACGGCCGCAATGGGGCATCCTCTGGCGCTGGCGGCATGAGTGGCGGCGCTGATCCGGCAACCCAGCTCGTCGCCCTGCAACAGCAAATGGCCGCTGCAATGGCGCAGGGCCGCCAGCCCTCGGCCTCCGACATTGCCACCCTTACGGCCCTGTCAAACCAAGTGGCCGGGGGAGGAGCCGGAGCCGGGCAGGGTGCCGCCAATGCCCGCCCGCCTGCCAACTATGGCCAGTTCGCCAACAATGCGGGTGGCAATCGCTGGGCCTCGAACAGCCAAGTAGAAGCGCCCTCCCGCTACCAGCTCCGCGCGGGCTTCGTAATTCCCGGCACGCTGATCTCCGGCATCAACTCGCAAATACCGGGGCAGATTGTCGCGCAAGTTTCCCAAAACGTGTTCGATACCGCGACGGGCCGCTATCTCCTGATCCCGCAAGGCTCCCGCCTTGTCGGCGCGTATGATTCCAACCCGGTCTTTGGGCAGACGCGCGCGCTCATCGCGTGGCAACGGATCATCTTTCCTGACGGCAAGGCGATCGACCTTGGCGCTATGCCGGGGTCAGACAGCGCGGGCTATGCCGGGTTCCATGACCAAGTGAACGCGCATTGGTTCCGTATCTTCGGCTCCGCTCTGCTTATGTCTGGTGTGACCGCTGGCGTAACCCTTAGTCAGCCGCAAACCGGCCTCAACGCCAATGGCACCATGTCCGCCAGCCAAGCCCTTAGCCAAGCTCTCGGCCAGCAGCTCGGACAGACCACGGCGATGATGATTGAGCGCAATCTGAACATATCGCCCACGCTGATTATCCGGCCCGGCTTCCGCTTCAATGTGGTCGTCGTGAAAGACCTCACATTTTCAAAGCCTTACCGCTCATTCGATTATTGACGCCAGATGAAAGGGAGCAAGCAAAATGAAGTCTCGAATTTTAGCCGCTAAAATTTCTTTGGCGATCACTCTCGCGCTGGCGGCCCCGTCCGCCAATGCGCAAATCTCGGTTATCGACGTTGCGAACGTCCGCCAGACAACCGTTTCCGCGCTGCAAAACGTCGCCACGGTGGCGAAGCAAATCCAGCAGTATCAGACGCAGCTACAGCAATACCAAAATATGATTCAGAACACGGTCGGCGCGCCGGTCCAGCTCTGGCAGCAGGCTACGCAAACGATCGACAGCCTCCAAGGGCAGGTCAATCAAATCAGCTCGTTCGCTCGTCAAGCTGGCGACGTGAACACCTACATGAATCAATTCAAAAATCCGTCTTACTATCAGACCAATGCTTGCACGTTCGGGAACTGCACGGCGGCGCAGCGCGCGGCGGCTCTGTCCGCTACTCGCGCCCGCACGACAAGCCAGATGGCCGCAAATGCCGACGCTATGAACGGCATCAACAGCGCCATGACAACGCTTGCGTCTGACGGCCAGCGCCTCGACCAGTTGCAGGCCAATGCCACGGGTGCGAGCGGGCAAATGCAAGC comes from the Sphingobium baderi genome and includes:
- the trbG gene encoding P-type conjugative transfer protein TrbG, coding for MKKIAYFAAALAALPSIASAQDGPPLPDDMPPANAPMPAGGGAQVDPNAYISPRNPNLTRTQREGLSIARRWQAESAEGIKPVPGTEGAVLFAFGTSEPSVVCAVLQICDVQLQPGENINSVNVGDSARWLIEPAVSNSGPNETQHLIIKPLDANLNTTLIVTTDRRTYHIRLVSHRTQFMSRVAFTYPDEAQAKWAAFRARSDTARAENTMAVPDGARGTGRGGSEYLSNLDFHYSVDGRARWKPVRVYNDGVKTIIEMPHAMEQTEAPSLLIVRAGGSVSKAADTSIVNYRLQDGRYIVDQIFDQAVLISGVGKRQERVTITRGG
- a CDS encoding VirB8/TrbF family protein; its protein translation is MSLFDKLRGRRAAESAPVDPNPYLNARRQWNEHVGGIAASRRLWQTMAILSMLIVLAAVGGIIAIGSQSKFIPYVVRVDSLGDAIATQRADVASPVDARVVQAQVGSFIQSARMVTADVELQKQAIFRVYGMLAPNDPALAKMTDYLNGNPDNTPFARAARETVSVEIASVIQQTKTSWQVDWTETERDRQGQPIQPPAKMRALVTIRVAPPSSATTEEQIKQNPLGVFVQDFSWSRTL
- a CDS encoding TrbI/VirB10 family protein yields the protein MSDADSMSPEASPGGAADGNSGRLVTGVRRVNNAPLLIVLGIVALFIAIVVSIMIDRSSDNAATKVQPAVGQSSADVANKVAGTAPSGAAEVMANAPPLPPADGIPVAPVDPNAPPTVTASPAQPNGPTAADLRRARMEAIREARLAQFGSAVRSPTALKWQDGRNGASSGAGGMSGGADPATQLVALQQQMAAAMAQGRQPSASDIATLTALSNQVAGGGAGAGQGAANARPPANYGQFANNAGGNRWASNSQVEAPSRYQLRAGFVIPGTLISGINSQIPGQIVAQVSQNVFDTATGRYLLIPQGSRLVGAYDSNPVFGQTRALIAWQRIIFPDGKAIDLGAMPGSDSAGYAGFHDQVNAHWFRIFGSALLMSGVTAGVTLSQPQTGLNANGTMSASQALSQALGQQLGQTTAMMIERNLNISPTLIIRPGFRFNVVVVKDLTFSKPYRSFDY
- a CDS encoding SPOR domain-containing protein, which translates into the protein MRGAIFVSVAFLLTSCAGVSHRDSFAVPAPPDQAQALVDDSVAELVKLYPPAISRVLIPTTGGGAYGDGLRSSMRQAGYAVIEAGKGVKPDPAATPLRYYVDQPIADSYRVTLRVGAQTFSRIYGVDEKGIYPSAGWALDLTGATPELIERANRPVAPAAPPPVPSPVASTQPGFGSNGTEAGTWSVSLTGFSSESAARAYWRATARLRPSWASVTPRFVQNGRSHGIQFGQFQSSATARAKCKGIRAARCGVVKAG
- the trbJ gene encoding P-type conjugative transfer protein TrbJ, with amino-acid sequence MKSRILAAKISLAITLALAAPSANAQISVIDVANVRQTTVSALQNVATVAKQIQQYQTQLQQYQNMIQNTVGAPVQLWQQATQTIDSLQGQVNQISSFARQAGDVNTYMNQFKNPSYYQTNACTFGNCTAAQRAAALSATRARTTSQMAANADAMNGINSAMTTLASDGQRLDQLQANATGASGQMQALSYANQFAAQQASELQKIRGVLLAQSAALTAQSQYQLDRDAAATEASAAMRKTKPTPIGTYQN
- a CDS encoding IS6-like element IS6100 family transposase; its protein translation is MTDFKWRHFQGDVILWAVRWYCRYPISYRDLEEMLAERGISVDHTTIYRWVQCYAPEMEKRLRWFWRRGFDPSWRLDETYVKVRGKWTYLYRAVDKRGDTIDFYLSPTRSAKAAKRFLGKALRGLKHWEKPATLNTDKAPSYGAAITELKREGKLDRETAHRQVKYLNNVIEADHGKLKILIKPVRGFKSIPTAYATIKGFEVMRALRKGQARPWCLQPGIRGEVRLVERAFGIGPSALTEAMGMLNHHFAAAA